In Candidatus Methylomirabilota bacterium, the genomic stretch CGACTGGGCGGCGGGCGAGAAGCCCCACGACTGGACCGAGCGCGCCAACGCCGAGCTCCGCGCGATGCGCCTGATCGGCTCGGGCGAAGTCTCCGGGCGTGGCGGGCCGGGAACGGCCAGCTGAAGGCCGGTGAAGGATTCAATGCGGGACGTGGCGGGGCGGGGGCGACGGCGCGCAGCGGGCTGCTGGTGGGGGGGTTTGGGGGGGAGCGGCAGCGGGCGCTCCCGCCCCAAGCTGAACTGACGGCCCACGCGCGATGACCTTCTCGGTAGGCATCGGGCTGACCAACGAGTGCGACCTCCGCTGTCCCCACTGCTACCGTCCCGACGCGACCCTGGATCGCCTGAGCCTGGTGACCGTCCAGCGCGTCTGCGACGCGATCCCGGTCGGCTCCATGAACCTCGGGGTCGGCGAAAACGGCCTTCACCCGGAATACCGCGCGGTGCTCGACTACCTGGCGGCCCGGGGCATCAAGACCAGCATCACCTCGAACGGCGCCAGCATCGCCTGCCTGAGCGACGCCGAGGTCCGGCGATTCCGGAGCGTGGAGTTCTCGATCGACTTCCCGACCGAGGCGGCCCACGACGCCTTCCGCGGCGCCGGAAACTGGCGGGCGGTCCAGGCGGGGCTCGCGCGCTGCCAGGGGCTGGGAGTGCCGGTGACGGTGACCACGGTGCTGATGCGGCCCAACGCGCGCGCCATGCCCGGCCTCGTCGAGGTCGCCCGGCGGGTCGGGGCCAACCTCCGCGTCAACGTCTACCAGCCCGCCAAGACCGACGGCTTCACGTTGCCCTACGACGAGTTCTGGGACGCCTTTCGACGCCTGGCCGATTGCACCCGCCTGGTCGCGACCTCCGAGCCCGTCCTGGCCGCCGTCCTCGGGCTCGAGGGGTTCGCCGGCCCGGGCTGCGGGCGCTCGACGGTCCGGGTCGCGCCCGACGGCCGGATCCTGCCCTGCACCTACTGGCCGGCGAGCACGCTGACGGTGGAGAGCCTGGTGGCGCTGGGCCCGGCCATCTTGTCGACGGCGGAGTTCGCAGCCGCCCGGCAGGTGCCCGGGCCCTGCGCCGGCTGCCCGTGTCGGGGCGGCTGCGCGGGTCGGCGCGCGCTCGTCGGCGGCCTGGACGCCGCGGATGTCTACTGCCCGTTCGCCCGTGGGGATCCGCTG encodes the following:
- a CDS encoding radical SAM protein; protein product: MTFSVGIGLTNECDLRCPHCYRPDATLDRLSLVTVQRVCDAIPVGSMNLGVGENGLHPEYRAVLDYLAARGIKTSITSNGASIACLSDAEVRRFRSVEFSIDFPTEAAHDAFRGAGNWRAVQAGLARCQGLGVPVTVTTVLMRPNARAMPGLVEVARRVGANLRVNVYQPAKTDGFTLPYDEFWDAFRRLADCTRLVATSEPVLAAVLGLEGFAGPGCGRSTVRVAPDGRILPCTYWPASTLTVESLVALGPAILSTAEFAAARQVPGPCAGCPCRGGCAGRRALVGGLDAADVYCPFARGDPLRLDWPRAAGQDLPKVGSACTTVVAPA